The sequence below is a genomic window from Dyadobacter chenwenxiniae.
CTGCTTCGTTAGTCCGTATTTCGGAGTTTCTTTTTCTTCTGCAAAAGTCCCGAATAATTTATCCCAGATAATGAACATATCGCCGAAATTCTTGTCGAGATATGCCTCGTTGCTGGCATGGTGCACGCGGTGGTGCGATGGTGTGACTAAAACATGTTCCAATATCCCTAATTTTCCAATGAGCTGGGTGTGGGTAAAAAATGGGTAAAAACCATGTATGATCAGCATGGTCGTTATCATTGCTGGCGGAAAGCCTATCACCGGCAGTACAGCCCAGAACGCGGTCCGTACAAACGCCTGAAAAACGGTGATCCTTGTGCCCGCTGTATAGTTGAACTCTTCGCTGGTATGATGCACGACGTGAAATCCCCAGAAAATATTGATCTCATGTCCAAACCGGTGGTACCAGTACCAGATCAGATCGGTAGCAAGTACAAAGCGAAACCCACATCAAAATGCCCGGCTTGATGTCGAAAATGGCGTAATGTTCGTGGAGATACTCGTAAAAAAAATAGAATGAAGCGGCAGTAAACATATCAATCAGGCGTTCAGCCACACCCACATTCATATTGGTGATCGAACTTGTGAAGTTGAAGACGTTGCGACCGAGTTTTTTGGAGATTAAATATTCCAGCCCAATAAACAGCAAAAACACCGGGACTGCCAGCGCCCATGTAATTCAGGTTCATTTTTGTCAGCATTTAGGTTATCGGTTTGTCATTAGCGACGCCTGCGGTAAAGTAAGAAATCAGAATATCGAGGCAGGGACTGTTCCGTGATTTTTACTTACAGCCCAAAACTATAAAAATTTTGAATAAAGATATATAATCTATCGGTTTAGTATATAAATTGCCTTGCCAGGACAGCCTGGTTCTCCGTGATCGCTTTTTAGTATGAACAGAAGGACATTTACCAAGCATGCGGCTGGGATTCCCGCCGCTTTGATGTTACCGCAAATTACCGATCAGAAACTGGTTGTCACGGACATCCGGATCCACGAGGTGAAGGTCAATGCACGTGGAAACTGGCATTTTGTCGAACTGAAAACGAATAAAGGTCTAACTGGTTTGGGCGAGGCTTCTCACGGCTTTGCCGTGAAAGACGGACCGGGGCAGCTGCGCGCAGAGATCAAACATTTCTTTGGACTCGTTAAAGGGGAATCTCCGTTTAATATCGAACAGTTTCGTCAGCGCGGATTGAAAGCCGCCGCGGAAAAAGGGAAGGCTGCAATTACCGCTTTCAGCGCGATCGAACATGCATTGTGGGATTTGAAAGGAAAGGCGCTCGGCGTGCCGGTTTACGATTTGCTGGGCGGAAAGCTGCGTGACAAATTGAAAGTATATGCCAATATCAACCGTGCCACTAATGCGCGCGACGCAAATGGACGCAGGCTCATCCCGGACTTTCAGAGAAATGCTGAGAATGCTTTGGAAAGTGGTTTCAAAGCGGTGAAGCTCGCGCCGTTTGACGACATGAAGCCCTTGAAGACAGCCAGTCAGCCGCAGATCGATTCGGATATTGACTATGCCATTTCCTGCGTGGAGGCAGTTCGGAAAACGATCGGAAAAGACATTGACCTGCTGATCGACGTGCACAGCCATTTGAACAAAGACCTGGCTATTTCCACAGCAAAACGCCTCGAAAGTGCTCATTTATATTGGTATGAAGAGGCTGTCGATCCTGAAAAGAATGTCGAAGATACAAAAGCGATCACGGACGCGATTTCGCAGGGATCTGCCGGCGGAGAGTCTATTTTTGGCCGGCAAGGATTTGCCAAAATTATCTCAACCCGCGCACTCGATATCATTATGCCCGACGTGAAGCATTGCGGCGGAATTCAGGAACTGCGTTTTATTTCTGCATTGGCCGAAAGCGCAGAAAATATAACAGTCGCCCCGCACAATCCCAGCGGGCCCATTTCTACGGCGGCAAGTGTGCAGGTCTGCGCAGCGATCCCCAACTTTTCAATTCTCGAATATGCGTATGGTGAAGTGCCGTGGCGTGCCGGGTTGTTGTCCCCAGCCGAGCATTTTGACGAAGGTTACATCCACGTTCCGGACGCGCCGGGGCTTGGACACGGATTTAATGAGTCGGTTCTAAGGAAATACAGTATTTAGAAATTCGAGCGCACCATGGATAAAAACCGGCCAGCAGCGCTTGCGGGTTAGGTTGCCTTTGAAGCCACCTTGTAGCAACAAAACTTCCATGAAGTATTCCGGCATCAGCCTTTTTGAGTAAAACAATATAAGTATCTGCTTCACTATTGACCCAGCATCCTCTTTACAAAAATTAAAGATAATGGCCGTCATTTCAAGTCTGTTCAGATCGGTTTTAATTATTTTGCTCATACTTTCTGCTAACCGACTGAGGGCACAGCCAAAAGAGCCGGAGACAATTAAAGAGCTGCAAACAGCCATCCAGAAAGTGCTGAAAGAAACCGGCAGCGTAGACAATCTGCGGATTCTGAGTGAAAAGTCTCTGGAACGCATGGAGATGTCGGCAACCACGATCGGTGCCAGGCGTGGACTGGAATACGGATATGGGTTGTCAAATTATTCCTCGCCATATAAAAGCTACGTTTACCGATCACACGGTGGAGGCGTAAATGGCGGGTTAGCCGATTTTTCCTACCTGCCAGATCACCAGGCTGGCTATGCGCTCATGATCAATTCCGGTGATGGAAATGCCCTGCACCGCATCCAGCAGCTCGTGCGCAGTTTCCAGACACGCCATCTGAAATCAGACAAGACGGTTCGTTTGGACAGCTCCACATTTGTCCCCGACGCGGATATCAATGGTTATTACACGATGATCAATCCCAGGATTCAGGCTTCCGATTATCTGGACCGGGTCGTGAATGTGCAGCACATCTGGGGAAAAGGAAAATTTATATTCAGATCTAACCTCTTGGGCAGCGGGGTCGAAACCTATCAGGCTGTCACTGATCACCAGTTTGTCTCACAGCAAACCGGAAAAGTCAGTATGGTGATAGCGAATGACCCCATTGCAGGCGATGTCCTGCAGGCAGATACACAGGTTCTCATGCGGGTGTCACCTGTTGTGGCATTTGGCCGACTCATTCTGCTGGGTTTGTGGATCTGCTATCTGATCGGCTCTGTGGTCTACGGAATTATCCGGCTCGTCCGCTGGCGAATGGGTAAAGCTGGCAGATTAACGTATCAGACTATGGGCTTGTGGCCGGTCTTCGCGAGCCTGTTTTTTATCTGTGCATCAATAATGGCTTCCATTGGCGGGAAAGATCCGTTTGAACTGCTGGGTAAAATCAGCTTTGTGTCGGTTTCCATTATGGTCTTGACGATCGCGTTTGCACTGGCAACGGCCTGGTCTGTCATTACCATTGTACTAGCCAGGAAAATAGTGTTGAGCAGGAATATTTACATGCACATTGTTATTTTAACCGGACTGCATCTGGTTATTAGCTGCTATCTGTTATGGCACGGAGTAATCGGTATCCAGACCTGGAATTGACCGTCGTTCCCCCTGGCTGGTCGAGAGCGATATCCTTGCTTACTATCCTACTTTCTTCGCTGTTAACCTGTATTGCTCGGGTGACTGTCCCATGTTCTTCTTGAACACCCTGGAAAAGTAAAACGGATCGTCATAGCCCAGGCTCATGGCGATTTCTTTGATTTTGCCCTCATTGGCATAAATGAGCTGGCAAGCCTTCTGCATTTTTAAATGGATAAAATAATCAACCGGCGCCATGCCCGTGCCTTTCCGAAACAGCATGGAAAAATGTGAGCAGGAAAACTTATGTTTTTGGGCCATATCTTCCACAGATAGTTTTTTATCCAGATGCAGCCGCATATGGGTAATTGTTTCGGTTACAATATCCGGTTTCTCTGCATTTTCGGAGATCAGATGTTTGTCGGGATAAAGGAACATGGCCATGAAATAGGGCAGGCACATGGTGGCATTAGCCAGGTTTTCCAGGCTGTAACCCATTTCCAGACTTTGGTAAAGCCGGTGCCAAGTGTCCAGCGTTTTATCATTGAAAATGAGGTTGACAGGCCCTTTTTGCGGCGTGATTTGCAACGATTGATTAAAGCTGTCAATGGCCGGACCTGTGTAATGCACCCAGTAAATCGTCCACGGATCTTCATGATCGGCCCAATAGCGAATGTATTGATCAGTGGCCGGCAGCAGAATGAATTGATTGGCCGAAACGGCAAACTTTTTATCGCCGATCACATAATGACCCTTCCCCTGAATGCAATAGATCAGAATGTTATCCTCGCAACCCTTGCGTCGTTCGCGATAATGGAAAAGCGCTTTTGGAAAATAACCGATGTGCGTGATATAGAGCTGAAACAATGCCGGATTTTTGTGAACAACATCCCGCAGAATCCCCGGTGGAAGACTGATCAGCTTCTCACCTTCAAACCCATCCCTTCTCTTAAAACTCATGCTCATCTTCCCTTGTTATTTTAATCGTATTTTCCATTACTAATTTTTCGAAGGTGCGATAATAGCCAATTTTAGATAAATATTTAAAACTAATATGGTTTTGATTATAAAAATGAGTGTTTAAGTAAAATGTGTAATCGTAGCATTCTCCATCAAAATAAGTGAATGTGCTATATGTAACAGCATGATGCTATTCTACTTTTGGCTTTCGGTTCCACAAGCTGGTTTCCGAAGATTTGATACGATGATTATACATTCCACGATATATGTTGCTATTAGCCGATAAAGTCGTTTTTCTGACGGGAGGGACCGAGGGGATCGGGTTCGAGTGCGCCAAAGCTTACCAGCGGGCAGGGGCGAGCCTTTGCATTATTAGTAATGACCCGCGCAGCATTTCCCGCGCCAAAATGGAGCTGAATGAACGGACGGCGGAGTTTGTGCTCGCGGACGTATCCAGTTCGCGGGAGGTGAAATATGCTATCGCGCATTGCCTTAAAATTTTTGGTAAAATCGATGTGATTCACAACAATGCGGGCATTTCAAATCCTTCCAAAGCCCTGCACGAAACTTCCGATGAAGAGTGGCACAAGCTGTTTGAAGTCAATGTAGGCGGCATTTACAACACCACTTTTCACGGAATTGATGCGCTTAAAAATTCAAGCGGGAACATTCTGAACACGGGGAGTCTGGTAGGTGAAATAGGGCAGGAGATCCATGCGGCGTACACAGCGACCAAAGGCGCGGTGAATGCGCTGACCAAGTCGATGGCGCTGGATTATGCACCTTTCGGGATCCGCGTCAATGCGGTGGCGCCGGCGGGTGTGATCACGCCGCTGCTGCGCACCTGGAGCCAGCAGCAGCCCGATCCGGAAACTGCGGAAGCATATCTCAATAACATTCATGCCCTGGGTTATTGCCCCGAAGGTGACGTTGTCGCCGACGCTTGCCTGTTCCTGATTTCAGATATGGCGCGTTTTGTGACCGGCTGCATCCTGCCCGTCAGCGGCGGTGCGGAACTGGGTTACAAAAAGCTGTCCGGCAAACACAACCATTTTCATGATCTATAAAATTGCAGTAAAAGACGCCCGTTACCAGCTCGACGGCAGCGCAGGCAGCGACGCCATCCATCGCGACCCCATTTATTCCTACGCCGTCACCCAGCTCATCGACGACAGCGGCACGACCGGAACCGGCTTCGCATTCACATTGGGCGAAGGCAACGATCTCGTGTGCAAAGCCGCCCAATATTATGCGCAAAAGCTTGTGGGTAAAGACATTGAAGAAATGATGACCGACTTTGGTACATTATTTAGGCAATTGTCTGACGATCAGCAATTTCGCTGGCTCGGGCCACACAAAGGCGTTGTGCATCTGGCGTTGGCGTCCGTTACCAATGCATGTTACGATCTTTGGGCCAAAAAACGCGGCGTGCCGCTCTGGAAGTTGCTGACCGACCTTTCGCCGGAAGCGATCATCAATACACTGGACTTCTCATATCTCGAAGATGAGCTGACCAAAGAACAGGCATTAGCTTTATTAAAGCAGGAATATATGGGCAAATCAAGCCGTGAAAGTATTTTGAAAACGGGTTACCCGGGCTATGACACGTCGATCGGCTGGTTTAACTATTCCGACGAAAAGGTACGGGAAAATTGCAAAAAAGCAATTGCCGAAGGATTTACCGCGATGAAACTGAAAGTGGGCTCCGCCGATCCCGATCGGGACATTCGCCGTGCGCACATTGTACGGGAGGTTGCGGGAGAAAGCGTGAAAGTAATGCTCGACGCCAACCAGCAATGGACCCTGCCGAATGCGATCGCAATCTGCAAGCAACTGGCAACGATGAACCCCTATTGGATCGAAGAACCCACGCACCCCGACGATGTGCTGGCGCACCGGACACTGGCCCGCGAAATCGCGCCCGTAAAATTGGCATTGGGCGAACATGTGCCAAATAAAGTTATTTTTAAAAATTACCTGCAAGCCAAAGCGGCCGCATTCATCCAGGTGGACGCCGTGCGGGTTGGCGGCGTGAGCGAGTTTCTGACGATCAGTTTGTTGTGTAAAAAGTTTGGCATTCCCGTTGTGCCGCATGTGGGTGATATGGGACAGCTGCATCAGCATTTGGTGTTGTATAACCACATGGCAATGGGGCATGAAGCGTTATTTTTGGAGCACATTCCGCATTTGCAGAAACATTTCGTCCATCCGGCCCGTATCCGAAACGGCGTTTACGAAACACCGCAGGAACCCGGCAGCAGTTGCGATCTGATCGCTTTGCATCACTAAAATCTCTTTTCCAATATGATCCACACCATCGATATCACGATAAGCGCGTTGTACATCACGGCGATTTTTGTCATCGGTTTGTGGGCTGGACTGAAACATAAAAACCAATCGAAAACCGGCACGAATGAAGCTGGTGCCTACTTTTTGGCTGGAAAAACATTGCGCTGGCCCACCATCGGGCTGGCCTTGTTTGCGACCAACATTTCCTGCGTGCACCTGGTAAGCCTCGCGCAAAGCGGTTTTGATACGGGACTGTTGAACGGGAATTTCGAATGGATGGCCGCATTCATTCTGATCCTGCTCACCCTGTTCTTCGCGCCATTCTACATCCGTTCGGGAGTTTCCACTTTGCCCGATTTCCTGGAAAAACGCTACGACCGCGCAAGCCGCGACTGGCTGGCTGTGATTTCCGTCGTTTCGGCCGTTATTGTACACATTTCATTTTCATTGCTAGCCGGCGGCATTGTGCTGCAAACATTATTTGGCGTGGATATGTACACCAGTATCATCGCCATTTCCGTCATTACGGCCATTTACACCATTGTCGGCGGGTTAACGGCGGTGGTGGTGACCGAGTCCATTCAAACCATTGTGCTCTTGTTCGGCGCGGTGATCATCAGCGTTGCGGCTTATAACAAAATGGGCGGGTGGGAGCCGATGGTCCATGTGCTGCAGGCGACAGACCAGCTTGAAAAATTGTCGATGATGCGTCCGCATGGCGATAGCAGCGGCATGCCCTGGTATGCGGTGTTCCTGGGTTACCCGATTTTGGGGATTTGGTATTGGTGTGCTGATCAGACGATTGTCCAGCGTGTGCTGGGTGCGAAAGACGAAAATCATGCACGCATCGGTCCGCTTTTTTGTGGTTTTATCAAAATCCTGCCCGTTTTCATTTTCGTACTGCCTGGCCTTTTTGCCTATACATTATCGCAATCCGGCGGACTGGATATCTCAGCATTACAAACCGTTTCCGCAGGCAAAACCGTCGTCAACAGCAAAGGGATTTATACATTAATGATCACCCAGCTTTTGCCAAAAGGCCTGGTCGGCATATTGGTCGCCGCGTTGCTGTCGGGCTTGATGAGCCAGATCTCGGGTGCACTGAATTCTATTTCAACACTGGTCAGTTATGATCTGTATCAGCGCCGCAAGCCTGATGCTTCGGACAAGCAGCTCATCCGCGTGGGGAAAATCTCGGCGGGCGTTGCGCTGATCGTTGCACTAGCCACATTGCCGCTTTTAAACAGTTATGAGAGTATTTTCAATGGTCTAAACGACATTATAGCACACATTGCGCCGCCCATCACTTGCGTTTTTCTGCTCGGGATTTTCTGGAAAAATGCGTCCGCGGCTTCTTCCAAATTTACACTTTGGATCGGCTCGGCGGTCGGCGTCATTGTGTTTACAGTAAATAAGTTATACCCGGAAACAGCCGTTGGCCAGATTCCTTTCATGATGATGGCGTTCTATTTATTTTGTTTTTGCGTATGGGTCCAGGTCGTTTGCTCCTTCATCTTCCCTGTCCGCCACACTTCCGAAAGTCTCCAACTTTATTGGAAATCGCCCTTTGAATCCCTGCTAACTCCCGGCTGGAAAGGGTTAGGAAATTACAAAACCCTGTCACTGCTCCTGGCCGGGATCATGTGTTTCCTGTTCTGGTTTTTCAGGTAAAAAGTTACTTGTTAAATCAGCGGAAAATCCACTTTCTATAATCGTATTATCCATGTTTTTATCAGGTTAGTCCATTTCAATGTGATTTTCCGCGCTTTAATTTTACCCCATCAAATAGTATAAATTAATGAAAGAATATGGAAAAATCTACCTTAACCAAATGGCAGCTTCCCAGGCTGCTGCTGACTTTTTTGCTGTGCGTCGTCAGTATGATTTCCGCGTCCGCACAGGCGGTTGACATTACCGGAACTGTTACTGCCGGAGATAATGGAGGTCTGCCGGGCGTTTCGATTACTGTAAAAGGCACCAATTCGGGCACAGTCACCGATCTGAATGGCAAGTATTCGGTGAATGTCGCCGACCAAAATTCGATCCTCGTATTCTCTTACATTGGTTATGAGGCTGTGGAGCAAATCGTGGGCGGGCGCAGCGTCATTGATGTGGTGATGAAAGAAGATTTGAAGCAACTGAGCGAAGTGGTTGTAGTCGGCTATGGAACGCAGAAAAAGGTGAACCTGACCGGTGCCGTGGCCACAGTAAGCGGTGACGAAATGATCAAAAGACCGGTTACCAACCCTACTGCCATGTTGCAGGGAACAATGCCGGGTGTGCAGGTGACGCAGGGCAGGGGCGAGCCTGGTAATGAAGGCATTTCGGTTCGGATCAGAGGCACGGGAACATTCAGTAACGCCGGCTCCGATCCGCTCGTGCTGATCGACGGCGTGCAAGGCAATATGTCTGATCTGAACCCGAACAACATTGAAAGTGTGTCTGTTTTGAAAGATGCGGCTTCTGCTTCCATTTACGGTGCGCGAGCTGCTAACGGGGTGATTTTGGTAACCACAAAAAAAGGAAGTGAAGGTAAGTTAAGTGTACAATACAGCGGAAATTACGCCATTAGCAAGCCTACAAAGCTCTTTGACCTGATCACCAATTCGGCCGAATACATGGAGCTGTATAATGAAGCGCGCGTAAATTCGGGCTTAACATCGGGCTTGTATTCGCAGCAGCAGATTGACGAATACCGCAATGCGACAGACCGCAACCTTTACCCGAACACAGACTGGCTCAGCCTCATTTTCCGAACCGCTCCCACGCACCAGCATAACCTCACCTTCGACGGAGGCCGCGGCGGAACGCATTTCAATGCCTCCATTGGTTACGTGAATCAGAAGGGTGTAATGAAAGGATTTGATTATGAAAAATACAATGCGCGGCTGAACATTGCTTCACAGATCAATAAGAAGATCAAGTTCGGGGCGAACATTGCGCTGAAATCCGGCAAGACCGAATCGCCCGTTTTTGGCTCGGAAGATATGTTTTTGTCCGCAATGTCCCAGGCGCCAACTTACGGCCCGAAACTGGCCGACGGCAGCGGACGTTTTACTTACAAGGCGTATGACTTGGAATACAATAATAAAAACCCCATCGCGCTGCTGGACGGGCACATTAACCGTGACAAACTGGATTATTCTGCCAACACGCAGGGCTGGTTTGAGGTGAATTTGTTGAAAGGCTTAACCTGGTATGCGAAAGGCGCAGTGAATGCGGATTTTTACAAAACAAAATCCTTCAAACCGCCATTGCAGCTGTACAATTTCCGCACGAATGCGTTCATGGCAACATTGGATCTCGGCGGGGGGCTGGAAGTGAAGGACGAGCAGAATATTTATACCAATTTGTTCTCCTACCTGGACTATGAGCACACTTTTGGACAAAATCATGCATTTAAAGCGCAGGTGGGTTACAGCACCGAGAAGAACTCTTTCCAGGACCTCGAGGCGATTAGAAGAAACTTTCCGACCGATGTTTTACGAGAGATTAACGCTGGAAGTCCGTCCATTCAATATGCCAATGGTTCCCAGAAGCAATGGGCGATCAACTCGATTTTTGGCAGGCTGAACTACAATTTCAAGGAGCGTTATTTGCTGGAAGCCAATATGCGTTATGACGGAACGTCGCGCCTTGCTTCCGGTTCACGCTGGGGCGTTTTTCCTTCCTTCTCGGCCGGATGGCGCGTTACGGAGGAAGATTTTATCAAAAACCTGGACCTGAACTGGCTGAATAGCATGAAGTTTCGAGGTTCGTGGGGTCAGCTGGGCAACCAGAACATCGGAGAATATCCTTATCAGGCGATCCTGAGCTTTACCGGAAACTATTCATTTGATGACTCCAATTTGTCATCCGGCGTGGCGCAGACGAACCTTTCCAATGCGAATATCAAATGGGAAACCACAACCATTGCCGACTTTGGCCTGGACCTGACCATTTTCCGCGGCCTGAACCTGACGGCCGACTGGTATCGCAAGACAACAACGGACATTCTTAGAAAATCGCAAGTGACTGGCGTTGTGGGACTCGGCGCGCCGATCATCAATAACGGGACCATGCAAAACACGGGCGTGGAGCTGGGACTTTCTTACAATCACCAGGTTAATAGCGGCATGTTTTCGGGGTTGGGCTACAATGTGGGCGTGAATCTGGAACATTATAAAAACAAGCTGGTGAAATTCGGTCAGCGTGAAATTGAAGGCTATCGCATCCGCGAAGAAGGCAAGGAATACGACACGTATTACATGCTGGAAATGGAAGGCATTTTCCAGACTGCCGACGAGATCGCAGCCGCGCCGAAACAATACAATGATGCGACCGTTCCAGGTGACATCCGATTCCGCGACGCCAATGGCGACGGCAAGGTAAATGACGAAGACCGCGTGGTGATGACGGGCAATTATCCCGGTCTGAACTATTCATTCAATGCATCGGCCAACTGGAAGGGTTTTGACATTTCGGCTCTTTTTCAAGGGGTTAACAATGTTAAGTTTTTTGTCGACAACTGGGGAACGGTGCCATTTGTGCAAGGTTCACCGCCTACAACGGATTGGAGAAATCGCTGGACGCCCGAAAACCCATCGACGACCATGCCGCGCATTTACTGGGGCTGGGGCGCTCCCGACCGCATTCGCAGGGCTTCTTCTTACTTTCTGCAGGACGCTTCTTATCTGCGTTTGAAAAACCTCACATTTGGTTATACGCTGCCGCAAACGGTCGTGAAAAAGATCGGCATTGATAATCTCCGCGTGTTTTTCTCAGGCGATAACCTCCTGACAGCCACCAAATATCCGGGCCTGGATCCCGAGCGCGGCGGGAGCGGAAGCTTTGTGCAATATCCTCAAAACAAGATTTATTCATTCGGACTAAATATCAAATTATAATGAAAAGTCAGAAACTAAAATTGTTCATGCTGCTGACTTTGGCGTTCGGCGCATGCCAAGATTCCCTCGAACTGAACCCGCTGGATCAGATTTCGTCTTCCACATTCTGGAAAACAAAAAGTGATTTCGACAAAGCATTGACCGCCAATTACGCTTCTATGCAAGCCGATCCCTGGGCGGTGGAGCTGCCGGTTTGGAACTGTCTGACCGACGATGGTTTCGCGCAGCACAATTCCGGCGCAGCCAAGGAGATCACGTCGGGCAGCATCAGCCCGTCAACAGGCGGTTATGTATCAGGGGTTTATAGTGAAAGTTACAAGGCCATTGCCCGGGTGAATATTTTCCTGTCGCAGCTGAAAGCTTACACAAATTCGGACATTACCGAAGAGAACAGGAAGCTTTACGAAGCAGAAGTGCGGTTTTTGCGTGCTTACTACTATTTCCAGTTATATCATTTGTATGGTGATGTGCCGCTGGTTTTAGAGCCGCTCACATTGGAAACGCAGAACCAGCCCAAAGTGCCCGCTGCCGAAATTCTGACGCAGATCAATGCAGACCTGGATTTTGCCATTGCCAATCTGAATGCGAATGCATATCCGCAAAATAGTGGCCATGCTGCCGTGACTTCTGCCCAGGCGTTGAAAGCGCGTGTGCTCCTTTTTGCCGCTTACGGAGAAAACGGAACGCCGGATGCTGCCATGCTAACACAAGTAAAAGCGCTAACCAGCGCCATCATGCCGAAGTACAGCCTGAGCCCGAACTTCGAAGACGTCTTCCGTGATGCCGGACAGAAAAATAATCCCGAGATCATCTATTCGACGAATTTCCTGGCCCCGAACAACACCCGGCCGTGGGATATGTATTACGGTGACTGGCTGGTTGCGAGTCCGTTACAAAATTTTGTAGACGCCTTTGAATGCACCGACGGACTGCCATACGGCGTCTCGCCGCTGACAGATAAGAAAGAGCCATTCAAAAATCGCGACTCGCGCCTGGCCAAAACAGTCTTCGTCGATCACCCAGATTTCGGCGGCGGCAGGGTGCACATTCCATCCAACAGCCGGCCATCGGGCTATGGTGTGATGAAATTCCTTGCGCCTGAGAACATTCCATTCGGTTTCTCTACATTAAGCCAGCAAAATGCAGTAGTGCTACGCCTGGCGGAGGTTTTACTGATGTATGCCGAAGCCCAAAATGAAATCTCCGGTCCGGACGCAACCGTTTACAAAGCAGTA
It includes:
- a CDS encoding SusC/RagA family TonB-linked outer membrane protein, which codes for MEKSTLTKWQLPRLLLTFLLCVVSMISASAQAVDITGTVTAGDNGGLPGVSITVKGTNSGTVTDLNGKYSVNVADQNSILVFSYIGYEAVEQIVGGRSVIDVVMKEDLKQLSEVVVVGYGTQKKVNLTGAVATVSGDEMIKRPVTNPTAMLQGTMPGVQVTQGRGEPGNEGISVRIRGTGTFSNAGSDPLVLIDGVQGNMSDLNPNNIESVSVLKDAASASIYGARAANGVILVTTKKGSEGKLSVQYSGNYAISKPTKLFDLITNSAEYMELYNEARVNSGLTSGLYSQQQIDEYRNATDRNLYPNTDWLSLIFRTAPTHQHNLTFDGGRGGTHFNASIGYVNQKGVMKGFDYEKYNARLNIASQINKKIKFGANIALKSGKTESPVFGSEDMFLSAMSQAPTYGPKLADGSGRFTYKAYDLEYNNKNPIALLDGHINRDKLDYSANTQGWFEVNLLKGLTWYAKGAVNADFYKTKSFKPPLQLYNFRTNAFMATLDLGGGLEVKDEQNIYTNLFSYLDYEHTFGQNHAFKAQVGYSTEKNSFQDLEAIRRNFPTDVLREINAGSPSIQYANGSQKQWAINSIFGRLNYNFKERYLLEANMRYDGTSRLASGSRWGVFPSFSAGWRVTEEDFIKNLDLNWLNSMKFRGSWGQLGNQNIGEYPYQAILSFTGNYSFDDSNLSSGVAQTNLSNANIKWETTTIADFGLDLTIFRGLNLTADWYRKTTTDILRKSQVTGVVGLGAPIINNGTMQNTGVELGLSYNHQVNSGMFSGLGYNVGVNLEHYKNKLVKFGQREIEGYRIREEGKEYDTYYMLEMEGIFQTADEIAAAPKQYNDATVPGDIRFRDANGDGKVNDEDRVVMTGNYPGLNYSFNASANWKGFDISALFQGVNNVKFFVDNWGTVPFVQGSPPTTDWRNRWTPENPSTTMPRIYWGWGAPDRIRRASSYFLQDASYLRLKNLTFGYTLPQTVVKKIGIDNLRVFFSGDNLLTATKYPGLDPERGGSGSFVQYPQNKIYSFGLNIKL
- a CDS encoding RagB/SusD family nutrient uptake outer membrane protein → MKSQKLKLFMLLTLAFGACQDSLELNPLDQISSSTFWKTKSDFDKALTANYASMQADPWAVELPVWNCLTDDGFAQHNSGAAKEITSGSISPSTGGYVSGVYSESYKAIARVNIFLSQLKAYTNSDITEENRKLYEAEVRFLRAYYYFQLYHLYGDVPLVLEPLTLETQNQPKVPAAEILTQINADLDFAIANLNANAYPQNSGHAAVTSAQALKARVLLFAAYGENGTPDAAMLTQVKALTSAIMPKYSLSPNFEDVFRDAGQKNNPEIIYSTNFLAPNNTRPWDMYYGDWLVASPLQNFVDAFECTDGLPYGVSPLTDKKEPFKNRDSRLAKTVFVDHPDFGGGRVHIPSNSRPSGYGVMKFLAPENIPFGFSTLSQQNAVVLRLAEVLLMYAEAQNEISGPDATVYKAVNDIRLRSKMPALPAGLTKAQMRERIRHERRIELGFEGLRYYDLKRWHIAEQVLNNVKDSFVPYKFEEKFYKWPIPQPEIDKSGGVLTQNEDYL